The Phormidium ambiguum IAM M-71 genome contains the following window.
AATAAATGCACTAGTAATACTTTTGTTGGGTGTCCATTTATAGGTTAATTTTTGGGATTCCCCAGTATTCGGATTATAGTTAATTTCGGCTCTAATTTTGCTGGAGTCAGTGTACCAACCTGCATAAGAAGCGGCAACACCCATGCCATTTGTATGACCAAAAGTTTGCCAACTATTGTTATCAAGAGTCAAGTTGCTTAAAGGAGTTGGATCGAAATAATTAGTTTTTAAGCCATTGAAATCATTACTAAATATTTCAATTCCTTGGTTTTGTGCTGCTGTCAACCATTCAGTTTTAAAAGCAGTTAATCCTGTAGCATCATTTGTGTAAGCAAAATTCCGCCCTAAAGTACCAAAAACACTAGGGTTAGCCATGTTTCTTCCTTTTGAGTATTTAATGATGGAAAATTAACGAAGAGAAACTAAGAACTAGCGGATTTACTTCTATTTAATCCACAGTTCCTTATGTGTTGTAATTTGTGATTTGGAGATGCCTACGCATTTTTATCTGTTGTAGAGAAGTTAGATCCGGAAAGTTTTATACCTAAATTTTCTGATAAATATTTATTTACAAAAAAAGAGTGCAAGCTTGCACTCTAAAGCTGTATTATGTTAAATTTATGGCAAAATAGGACGTTTAGAAAATTATTACATCTCCTCTAATTGTTTGCCTTTGGTTTCTTTAATTAACAGGAAAACAAAGAAGAAAGAAATTGCTGCGGAAATGGTATAAAGACCATAAGCAGCACCTAAGCCGAAATTTTTCAAAATCACTGGGAATGTTGTAGAAACAATGAAATTAGCAATCCATTGCATTGCAGCCGCTACAGAAAGTGCAGCTGCACGAATTCTATTATTAAAGATTTCTCCTAACAAAACCCAAACAATCGGTCCCCAAGAAAAACCAAAAGAAAATACATAAAGATTAGCTGCTATTAAAGCAATCAATCCTGAATTTCCGGTTAAATTGGGATTACCAGCTGCATCTAATGGCGCATTAGCAAAAACTGTTGCCATTGTTCCCAAGGTGAGAAACATTCCGATTGAACCTAACAAAAGTAGGGGTTTGCGTCCGAATTTATCGACAAATGCGATCGCAATTAAAGTAGTAAGAATGTTAGTCACGCTGGTAATTACTGTAATCCAAAGCGAATCTGCTTCGGAAAAACCGACGGAGCGCCATAACACACTACTGTAGTAAAAGATGACATTAATTCCGACAAATTGTTGGAAGATAGAAAGTCCAATTCCAATCCAAACGATCGGCAACAAACCACCACTTCTGCTCACCAGATCGGATAATCTAGGTTTACGTTCCCGCAACACTGTTAGGCGAATCTCACCAACTTTTCTTTCTACGTCTCCACCTTCGACTTTTGCTAGTACCGTCGCCGCTGCTTCCTCTTTTCCTTGCGCCACCAAAAAACGCGGCGATTCAGGAATCAAAAGTGCGCCAATACCGTAAAGTAAAGCTGGTGGAATTTCTGTCCAAAACATCCAGCGCCAAGCAGCTATTCCAAACCAAAAAGGTGATTCCGCCGAACCTGCGGCGACTGCAATAAAATAATCGCTCAGTAAAGCGATGAAAATCCCTACCACAATTGCTAATTGTTGCAGAGAACCCAATCTTCCCCGTAAATGAGCGGGTGCAACTTCTGCGATGTAAGCTGGTGCAATTACACTCGCTGCGCCAACTGCTAAACCACCCAACAAACGCCAAAAGCTAAAATCCCAGATTCCAACTGCTATCCCGGAACCAACTGCACTGATCAAAAACAGTACAGAAGAGACGATCATGGATTTGACTCTACCGTAGCGATCGGCAAATCGTCCCGCAAAAAAAGCACCCACCGCTGAACCTAACAACGCCGAAGAAACCGCAAAACCAATTTCCGTACTGGTAGCATTAAAAGTACTTTGGATTGCTGCAACTGCACCGTTGATCACAGCGGTATCAAATCCAAATAGAAAACCTCCGATCGCTGCGACAGTGGAAATTAAAATCACGTAGGAAAGACTCGGCTTACCTACTCTGTTTTTGACAACCATATTTTTTCCCTGTTTGCATGAGTCTGTTAAATTTTTGATTCCAAGAGAAAAGTTTGGATGCTAATATCCAAGTCAAGATTCAAAGAAGCTGTTCACTTCTTTGAATCTTGACCCTGCATTCTTCGCTCTCTTACTAAAATTTAATCTGCTAATAAAACCGATGAACTAAATTTTTTTATAACAATACACTTTTAAACAAAAATTAAAATAAATTGCCCATATTGTCAGGTAAATCACTTCTTTTTTTTCTGTCTTAAGGTAGATTTAAATATCTTTTCTTTGTGTTATCAGTGGCTTTATTATCAAAAAATCTTTAATCTATTTCCATCATAATGAAGGTAAAGTTACTTGGCTAGATTGTTTAGTTAAGTTTTGAAGAATAACTTCCAGGCGTTGATCCCAGATTCTTTCTAAAAATCGCCATATCATATCTTCGTATTGTTTTTTATGCTTTTTCCAATCTCTGCGAATAGTATTTGCTAATCGCTGCATTTCTTCTAAAGTAACGCATTTTTGAATTTGACAAGCAACTGCATTTTTCCACTTTTCGATCTTCCGATAACTGATAAATTGTCCTCCTTTATCTAATCGATGAACAAAAATTACATAGGGCTAATTTTTTACTTTTTTAATCAGCGATTCGGCAATTCCTAAAAATTTAGCAATCTCTCTTCTGCTAATCCGAAATTTTTCGCGGGGTTTGATGCGATCGAACAACGCAGTCATATCTCTGAAAAGTGCTAATAAACTTTCTCTAAATACACTATCCGCTATTTTGGATAATTATTTTGGATAATGTCAATATCCGCGATCTCGGACAAAACATAAAATAGACTAGCCACTGCGTTAGAATGCTGATATTGCCAAAGGATTACAGAATTAAGAGGCTTGTATTTAGTGGTTATGCCGCGTCAGAGTAAAAGAAGCCAACCGATAGCTAGATTTGACAAAGTGGGAATGGTCAAAGTTGGGCTAATTTTAAAGAATGCACGCGAACAGAAAGGCTTGACGTTGGATGAACTCGCCGATCTGACAGGCGTTGGCAAAACCAGACTCAACGATGTGGAATTAGGAAATGGCAATAAACTGATGGTGGATACTTTAGAAGCATATCGACGGGTAATTCGTCCATTAAATCCTGAGACTGGAGAAGTTTACCAGTGTTGGGAATTATTAGA
Protein-coding sequences here:
- a CDS encoding sugar porter family MFS transporter, with amino-acid sequence MVVKNRVGKPSLSYVILISTVAAIGGFLFGFDTAVINGAVAAIQSTFNATSTEIGFAVSSALLGSAVGAFFAGRFADRYGRVKSMIVSSVLFLISAVGSGIAVGIWDFSFWRLLGGLAVGAASVIAPAYIAEVAPAHLRGRLGSLQQLAIVVGIFIALLSDYFIAVAAGSAESPFWFGIAAWRWMFWTEIPPALLYGIGALLIPESPRFLVAQGKEEAAATVLAKVEGGDVERKVGEIRLTVLRERKPRLSDLVSRSGGLLPIVWIGIGLSIFQQFVGINVIFYYSSVLWRSVGFSEADSLWITVITSVTNILTTLIAIAFVDKFGRKPLLLLGSIGMFLTLGTMATVFANAPLDAAGNPNLTGNSGLIALIAANLYVFSFGFSWGPIVWVLLGEIFNNRIRAAALSVAAAMQWIANFIVSTTFPVILKNFGLGAAYGLYTISAAISFFFVFLLIKETKGKQLEEM
- a CDS encoding helix-turn-helix domain-containing protein, which translates into the protein MPRQSKRSQPIARFDKVGMVKVGLILKNAREQKGLTLDELADLTGVGKTRLNDVELGNGNKLMVDTLEAYRRVIRPLNPETGEVYQCWELLEIAMILEDPPELEVQK